In Patescibacteria group bacterium, the following are encoded in one genomic region:
- a CDS encoding protein kinase: MSDRQLLTRLLAATKKGGGLESLRDALEQIVFADEAEKNHATKLVAVAHLTAFHAQPQELVHAIPLLAKINDWETLQTILKIGHDYGRLDLVQSIDQIGRQKNLPALQVTDFAEWMQNFSIYWIDLCYDKKNNLVFVDLQYEKILRQTIAENFEPPLFWSNVLLQLDLQKHLSPERKIILAKLAAGQNPVCRPFTEHRQNVYKRFGEYCENNDLEIVKTLQVGIESSRRCSYVYLVRDTDGIMKVYKEILDYRRGPLAESYDSEDELYETIGQNDFLPAYLATVIVDKDLRFAKLEFQYAQSLADYLRDGEPLEKNLAIRIMLQLAKNLKRLHRRNIIFLDLKPENVALTDQDVKLFDLGVSRQIKSTDKINAFLADPRYGTPETGLELTASTASDVFQLGIIFHQLLTGYHPFAFEGTTDNREEQILRYFWPTVVLPYEHDLAVKLRDDRLKIINAMLDKNPALRPGLEQIIATLEEGEQTAVTTQAAQRKDTRLEENNTVLFPARMGIPHKGHIEYISRLLQLGFHVTISLQRSYTITDRDPLPKWLVAKMVARSLLDRGFTPDDFDFIFTPLYKERREMEIHFAMLPSAENIVAVASSNLSVHDLFSRYAIFDQKTVFGSAGEEFEDRSWGEIIRGAVKNNDYQKFSEYAASGVEKILPLDQIRKIYGSPNIEFVSGSVNLVLLDENDQEIASGRAFRFVGPEISLLRHLVRAGHEVELIDPYANDTLVKIDGQTKHLKYLRTEFSAGNEFIYFQSV, from the coding sequence ATGAGTGACCGCCAGTTGCTTACTCGACTCCTCGCTGCGACCAAAAAAGGTGGCGGACTGGAGTCTTTGCGCGACGCGCTGGAACAAATTGTTTTTGCCGACGAAGCAGAAAAAAACCACGCCACCAAACTAGTGGCTGTCGCCCACCTTACTGCCTTTCACGCGCAACCGCAAGAACTGGTCCACGCCATCCCGCTGCTAGCAAAAATCAACGACTGGGAAACGCTGCAAACGATCCTAAAAATCGGTCACGACTATGGTCGGCTCGACCTGGTACAAAGCATCGACCAAATTGGTCGGCAAAAAAATCTGCCGGCGTTACAAGTTACGGACTTTGCCGAGTGGATGCAAAATTTTTCCATCTACTGGATTGACCTGTGTTATGACAAAAAAAACAATCTGGTTTTTGTCGATCTGCAGTACGAAAAGATTCTACGGCAAACAATCGCCGAAAACTTTGAGCCGCCGCTTTTCTGGTCTAATGTACTACTGCAGCTGGACCTGCAAAAACATTTGTCCCCCGAAAGAAAAATAATCTTGGCCAAATTGGCCGCAGGGCAAAACCCCGTCTGCCGGCCATTCACCGAACATCGACAAAATGTCTATAAGCGATTTGGCGAGTATTGCGAAAACAACGACTTGGAAATTGTTAAAACTTTGCAAGTCGGTATCGAAAGCTCTCGTCGCTGCAGCTACGTTTATCTGGTTCGCGACACTGACGGTATCATGAAGGTCTACAAAGAAATTCTTGACTACCGCCGCGGTCCGTTGGCCGAAAGCTACGACAGCGAAGACGAACTCTATGAAACGATTGGTCAAAACGATTTTCTGCCGGCGTACCTTGCCACGGTAATCGTCGATAAAGATTTACGCTTTGCCAAATTGGAATTCCAGTACGCTCAAAGTCTGGCTGACTATCTGCGCGACGGCGAACCGCTGGAAAAAAATCTGGCGATCCGCATCATGCTGCAGCTAGCCAAAAACCTGAAACGACTCCATCGGCGCAATATCATTTTCCTGGATCTCAAACCGGAAAACGTGGCGCTGACGGATCAAGACGTTAAGCTTTTTGACCTGGGTGTTTCCCGCCAAATTAAATCGACGGATAAAATCAACGCTTTTCTCGCCGATCCGCGCTATGGCACGCCAGAAACCGGTCTGGAACTAACAGCGTCTACCGCTTCGGACGTGTTCCAGCTGGGAATAATTTTCCACCAACTGTTGACCGGTTATCACCCGTTTGCTTTTGAAGGAACGACCGACAATCGGGAAGAACAAATCTTGCGCTACTTCTGGCCAACAGTGGTTCTTCCCTACGAGCACGATCTGGCAGTAAAACTACGAGACGATCGGCTGAAAATCATCAACGCGATGTTGGACAAAAATCCGGCGCTGCGCCCCGGTCTTGAACAAATAATCGCAACGCTAGAAGAAGGAGAACAAACCGCCGTCACAACCCAAGCAGCACAGAGAAAAGACACCAGACTAGAAGAAAACAATACAGTGCTTTTCCCGGCACGCATGGGTATTCCCCATAAAGGACACATCGAGTACATCTCACGGCTGTTGCAACTAGGATTTCACGTTACGATTTCCTTGCAGCGCAGCTACACTATCACTGACCGCGATCCGTTACCTAAATGGCTAGTAGCCAAAATGGTAGCTAGATCCCTACTCGATCGTGGATTTACACCCGATGACTTCGATTTTATTTTCACACCGCTGTACAAAGAACGTCGAGAGATGGAAATCCATTTTGCGATGCTGCCGTCGGCGGAAAATATTGTCGCTGTTGCTTCTAGCAATCTGAGCGTCCACGATCTTTTTTCGCGATACGCCATCTTTGATCAAAAAACGGTCTTTGGTAGCGCTGGCGAGGAATTCGAAGATCGTTCGTGGGGAGAGATCATTCGCGGAGCAGTAAAAAACAACGACTACCAAAAATTTTCCGAGTATGCGGCCAGCGGCGTAGAAAAAATCTTGCCGTTGGACCAAATCCGAAAAATCTACGGCAGTCCAAATATCGAATTCGTCAGCGGATCAGTCAATCTGGTTTTGCTCGACGAAAACGACCAAGAAATCGCTTCCGGAAGAGCTTTCCGTTTCGTTGGACCAGAAATAAGTCTGCTGCGCCATTTAGTGCGTGCTGGACATGAGGTCGAGTTAATCGATCCTTACGCCAATGACACGCTCGTCAAAATCGACGGACAGACCAAACATCTGAAATACCTCCGGACCGAATTTTCGGCCGGAAATGAATTCATTTATTTCCAAAGCGTCTAG
- a CDS encoding protein kinase, which yields MDIDLQRVYDIIFGSVRAEDVFGDLIDRQNKTSKEQLLEAVYADLAAIVDPKKYTYPDDREFAADAQFKLKTFYEKAKEKLASGFYGATANPSIHVSRGRPAFATEKRSYYLGQPIAEGDIATIYVGDCVMGDDFAGRVAIKIVNDPADNDLARNEIRALTELHSKKGAQRKHLPILLDNFLTEDDQVGLVFRFLDDSYDLLAVKEKYPRGVDRKHMVWMLNRLLSAAGYAHNWGMVHANIEPSNLMVRPQNHNLFMIDWTSAVIRPAETGDTFKVYNPEFSAPEVKEGGPATPASDLYSIGKCMIYILGGNVEDNTMPDTVEEELQRFIHFLVLESQGGRAQDAWKMHHKLISLVEGLWGPRKFLVFSM from the coding sequence ATGGACATTGACCTGCAAAGGGTATACGACATTATTTTTGGCTCGGTGCGAGCTGAAGACGTATTTGGCGATCTTATTGATCGTCAAAACAAAACGTCCAAAGAACAGTTGTTGGAAGCCGTTTACGCCGACCTGGCCGCAATCGTTGATCCAAAAAAGTACACCTATCCGGATGACCGAGAATTTGCCGCTGATGCCCAGTTCAAACTGAAAACTTTCTACGAGAAAGCCAAGGAAAAACTGGCCAGCGGATTCTATGGCGCGACCGCCAATCCCAGTATCCATGTCTCTCGCGGACGACCAGCTTTTGCAACCGAAAAAAGATCGTACTACCTTGGTCAACCAATCGCCGAAGGCGACATAGCCACCATTTATGTTGGCGACTGCGTCATGGGCGATGACTTTGCTGGCCGCGTGGCGATTAAAATCGTCAACGATCCGGCTGACAACGACCTGGCCCGCAACGAGATCCGGGCTCTGACCGAGCTGCACTCCAAAAAAGGCGCTCAACGCAAACATCTGCCGATACTGCTCGACAATTTTTTGACTGAAGACGACCAAGTTGGTTTGGTGTTTCGATTCTTAGACGATAGCTACGATCTGCTGGCCGTTAAGGAAAAATATCCTCGCGGCGTTGATCGCAAGCATATGGTCTGGATGCTCAACCGGCTACTGTCTGCTGCTGGCTATGCCCACAACTGGGGCATGGTCCACGCTAACATCGAGCCGAGCAACCTGATGGTTCGTCCACAAAACCACAATCTGTTCATGATCGACTGGACCAGTGCGGTGATCCGACCGGCCGAAACCGGCGACACTTTCAAAGTCTACAACCCTGAATTTAGCGCGCCGGAAGTCAAAGAAGGAGGTCCTGCAACACCAGCTTCGGACTTATATTCGATTGGCAAGTGCATGATCTATATCCTCGGCGGCAATGTCGAAGACAATACCATGCCCGACACAGTCGAAGAAGAACTCCAACGCTTTATCCATTTCCTGGTTTTGGAAAGTCAGGGTGGACGAGCGCAAGATGCCTGGAAAATGCATCATAAACTCATCTCTTTAGTCGAAGGACTTTGGGGACCAAGAAAATTTCTGGTCTTCAGCATGTAA
- a CDS encoding four helix bundle protein, which yields MTEIIKSFFQMKSWQESHKLVLLVYKASKGFSEDERFGLSSQIRRASVSVSSNIAEGFARRSKPEKINFYSIAFGSLVEVQSQLLIAQDLGYIGGVCFTKIADQTVLTKKLLSGSIRKLKS from the coding sequence ATGACAGAAATAATAAAGTCATTTTTTCAGATGAAGTCATGGCAGGAATCTCATAAGCTTGTTTTGTTAGTTTATAAGGCTTCAAAGGGTTTTTCGGAAGACGAGAGGTTTGGTTTAAGTAGTCAGATTAGACGCGCATCTGTATCAGTCTCTTCTAATATAGCTGAAGGTTTTGCCCGTAGGTCCAAGCCGGAAAAAATTAATTTTTATTCCATTGCTTTCGGCTCCTTAGTCGAGGTGCAAAGTCAGCTTTTGATAGCACAAGACTTGGGTTATATAGGTGGTGTTTGCTTTACTAAGATTGCTGATCAAACAGTTTTAACTAAAAAGTTACTAAGCGGTTCTATAAGAAAATTAAAGTCATAA
- a CDS encoding adenylosuccinate synthetase: MAPTIYIVTDLTFGDGGKGTIVDALARHTGIKNIVRFNGGSQAAHNVITPQGLHHCFAQFGSGMLLPDTHTIVSRYMLINPSSMLVENSALQNKGVTSAMARTFISENSAIITPWHELINQMREIARGNNRHGSCGKGVWEATCDLNYSSRITLFAKNLDKIDLIKEKIGFIQQMKLDIAEQLYDQNPAYREQLFPLLEKVRWADQEKIAESYQAFFKQAKIVTDDFILEKICRQGAIFEGAQGVLLDADYGFHPYVTSSNTTMINAEEMLKQAGISPQRQTVRIGVMRGYMTRHGAGPLVTEDQALHNFVPPDHNEWNDWQQDFRLGWFDLIATKYALSVAGKIDALAITNLDRMAKIPLVKVALFYRGKEVRPDLFISNGEDVIVQIRKPALPQQNENNALTNALFAAEPVYFSDHLWTGKNIADRYVDPGYIKFLEERLGVPVKILSFGPTAKDKLFYP; encoded by the coding sequence ATGGCTCCGACAATCTATATTGTCACCGATCTAACGTTTGGAGACGGGGGCAAAGGAACGATCGTCGACGCCCTCGCCCGACATACGGGGATAAAAAACATCGTCCGTTTCAACGGCGGGTCGCAAGCAGCGCATAACGTGATAACACCTCAAGGGTTGCATCATTGCTTCGCCCAATTTGGCTCCGGCATGCTTTTGCCAGACACTCACACTATTGTTTCTCGCTATATGCTCATTAACCCTAGCAGCATGCTTGTTGAAAATTCAGCGTTGCAAAACAAAGGCGTAACAAGCGCCATGGCACGAACTTTTATCAGTGAAAACAGCGCCATTATCACGCCTTGGCACGAACTAATCAACCAAATGCGCGAAATCGCCCGCGGTAACAATCGTCACGGCAGCTGCGGCAAGGGAGTATGGGAAGCCACTTGTGATTTGAATTATTCAAGTCGAATAACACTGTTTGCCAAAAATTTGGATAAAATCGATTTGATCAAAGAAAAAATCGGTTTCATCCAACAGATGAAGCTCGATATTGCCGAGCAACTGTATGACCAAAATCCTGCTTACCGCGAACAACTTTTTCCTTTGCTGGAGAAGGTTCGTTGGGCGGATCAGGAAAAAATCGCCGAAAGCTACCAAGCTTTTTTCAAACAAGCAAAAATCGTTACCGACGATTTTATCTTGGAAAAAATCTGTCGGCAAGGTGCGATATTCGAAGGCGCTCAAGGAGTATTACTGGATGCCGACTACGGTTTTCATCCGTACGTCACCAGCAGCAATACCACGATGATCAATGCCGAAGAGATGCTGAAGCAAGCTGGCATTTCACCGCAAAGGCAAACGGTCCGTATCGGTGTAATGCGCGGTTATATGACGCGTCACGGTGCCGGACCGCTCGTTACTGAAGACCAAGCACTGCACAATTTCGTCCCGCCCGATCACAACGAATGGAATGACTGGCAGCAAGACTTTCGTCTCGGCTGGTTTGATCTTATAGCGACCAAATACGCGCTTAGCGTAGCCGGTAAAATCGATGCGCTGGCCATCACCAATCTTGATCGTATGGCAAAAATCCCGCTGGTCAAAGTTGCACTATTCTATCGTGGCAAAGAAGTTCGCCCCGATCTCTTCATTAGTAATGGTGAAGATGTGATAGTACAAATAAGGAAACCGGCACTGCCTCAGCAAAATGAAAACAACGCCCTGACCAACGCCTTGTTCGCAGCTGAGCCGGTTTATTTTTCCGATCATCTTTGGACCGGAAAAAATATCGCCGACCGATACGTCGACCCCGGTTACATAAAATTTTTGGAAGAAAGACTCGGTGTCCCGGTAAAAATTTTGTCTTTTGGCCCCACCGCCAAGGACAAGCTATTCTATCCCTAA
- the trpS gene encoding tryptophan--tRNA ligase, producing MKTIKPIIVSGIQPSGELHVGNYLGSLKNFVELQNSSKYQCFFFIADYHAMTENSDPEQLRARSRGLIMDYLAAGIDPSKSTIFLQSQVTGHTELAWIFNTLLPVAELERMTQFKDKAARQKANINMGLFDYPVLQAADILLYHALAVPVGQDQVQHVELTRLAARKFNQKYKTDYFAEPKEVLTNTPKIMSLLTPEKKMSKSLGENHCIGINDDPEVIKKKLSRAVSDEGSGESVGGTNLLLLLENFSHPDTVEYFFKQKEQKKIKFGEFKAQLADDIANYFKDFRDRRKKLEKDSKYVDKVMTEGAATAQKIASQTMAEVREIVGLV from the coding sequence ATGAAAACAATCAAACCAATCATAGTTTCCGGTATTCAACCCAGTGGCGAACTGCACGTGGGCAATTATCTCGGTTCGCTCAAAAACTTTGTTGAATTGCAAAACAGCTCCAAATATCAATGTTTTTTCTTTATTGCCGACTACCATGCAATGACAGAAAATAGTGATCCGGAGCAGCTTCGCGCTCGTTCTCGAGGGTTGATCATGGATTATTTGGCAGCTGGTATCGATCCGAGTAAATCGACGATTTTTCTTCAGTCACAAGTAACTGGTCATACCGAGCTTGCTTGGATTTTTAATACTTTATTGCCAGTAGCGGAGCTGGAAAGGATGACACAGTTTAAAGACAAAGCAGCTCGACAAAAAGCAAATATTAACATGGGTCTTTTTGACTATCCCGTTTTGCAGGCGGCTGATATTTTGCTTTATCACGCTTTGGCAGTGCCGGTGGGTCAAGACCAGGTACAGCATGTTGAGCTGACTCGTCTGGCGGCTCGCAAGTTTAACCAAAAGTATAAGACTGATTATTTTGCTGAGCCAAAAGAAGTATTGACTAACACTCCAAAAATAATGAGCCTGCTCACTCCAGAGAAAAAGATGAGTAAAAGTTTGGGTGAAAATCATTGTATCGGTATCAACGACGACCCGGAAGTAATCAAAAAGAAATTGAGTCGCGCGGTGTCTGACGAAGGTAGTGGAGAATCGGTCGGTGGTACCAACCTACTACTACTCCTCGAAAATTTTTCTCATCCCGACACGGTAGAATACTTCTTTAAACAAAAAGAGCAAAAGAAGATAAAGTTTGGTGAGTTCAAAGCGCAGTTAGCCGATGATATCGCTAATTATTTTAAAGACTTTCGTGATCGCCGGAAAAAGTTAGAAAAAGATAGTAAATATGTCGACAAGGTAATGACAGAGGGAGCCGCTACCGCGCAAAAGATTGCTAGTCAAACTATGGCGGAGGTGAGAGAGATTGTTGGGTTGGTTTAA
- a CDS encoding ribonuclease J has translation MIPKKEGTKNPGRRHGRATKQKRFWHKEAAPGFKSGKNDTKGKYNLAAKALVGAHKNSVNKLRIIALGGLEEVGRNCILFEYDSDIIIVDMGLQFPEEDMPGIDYIIPDVTYLKNKINNIRGVIITHGHYDHIGGIPHLMKEIGNPVIYTAPLTAGIIKKRQEEYADAPKLNIYQINENSRLKLGGAFQVEFFRVNHTIPDSYGIVIKTPVGNIVHTGDFKFDKHPVNEKPIDINRLRSIGNQRVALLMADSTNAEHPGHQLSESDVDREMEKVFGSVQGRMIVGTFASNLSRVQLLISLAERHGRKVLVEGRSLNDNLDVSHSLGYMKFGKNTMVDWAEAKNIPDNKLMIICTGAQGERNAVLMRMANNEHKYLHIKKGDVVVFSSSVIPGNERTIQNLKDTLYRNGAKVIHYKMMDIHAGGHAKQEDLKELISLIRPKFYMPIYANHYMLRIHGELAVSTGIKESNVLIADNGQVVELTKDAAKVTAEKISAEYVFVDGLGVGDVSEIVLRDRRMMAEDGMLVVIVTIRKKTGELVQNPDLISRGFIYMKENKNIVEETRKRVRNLLKDKDHTSPAFEDYIKNKIRNEIGEFLWKRTNRRPMILPVLIEV, from the coding sequence ATGATTCCTAAAAAAGAAGGTACGAAAAACCCCGGTAGAAGACACGGCCGAGCCACAAAACAGAAACGTTTTTGGCATAAAGAAGCTGCGCCTGGTTTCAAGTCCGGAAAAAATGATACTAAAGGAAAATATAATTTAGCGGCCAAAGCATTGGTCGGCGCTCATAAAAATTCGGTGAACAAACTGAGAATAATCGCTCTCGGTGGCCTGGAAGAAGTCGGTCGTAATTGTATTTTATTTGAATACGACAGCGACATAATTATCGTTGACATGGGTCTGCAATTTCCTGAAGAAGATATGCCTGGTATTGATTATATTATTCCTGATGTTACTTATTTAAAAAACAAAATCAATAACATCCGCGGTGTTATTATTACCCACGGGCACTATGACCATATCGGCGGGATTCCTCATTTGATGAAAGAAATAGGCAATCCGGTAATATACACCGCACCGCTCACGGCCGGGATTATCAAAAAACGGCAGGAGGAATATGCCGACGCTCCCAAACTCAATATCTATCAGATTAATGAAAATTCCCGGTTGAAACTGGGCGGCGCTTTTCAGGTAGAATTTTTTCGAGTCAACCATACGATACCGGATAGTTATGGCATAGTGATTAAAACCCCGGTGGGAAACATCGTCCACACCGGAGATTTCAAATTTGATAAACATCCTGTCAATGAAAAACCAATAGATATAAATCGTTTGCGTTCTATCGGTAATCAGCGCGTGGCTCTACTTATGGCTGACAGCACTAATGCCGAGCATCCCGGTCATCAGCTTTCTGAAAGTGATGTCGACCGAGAAATGGAAAAAGTTTTCGGCAGCGTCCAGGGTCGTATGATTGTCGGTACTTTTGCTTCCAACCTTTCCCGCGTCCAACTCCTTATCAGTTTGGCGGAACGTCATGGGCGAAAAGTTCTAGTTGAAGGGCGTAGTTTAAACGACAATCTAGATGTTTCTCATAGTCTCGGCTACATGAAGTTTGGTAAAAATACTATGGTTGACTGGGCGGAAGCCAAAAACATTCCGGATAACAAATTGATGATTATTTGTACTGGCGCCCAGGGCGAGCGCAACGCCGTCCTAATGCGTATGGCTAACAATGAACATAAATATCTTCATATCAAAAAAGGCGATGTGGTGGTGTTTTCTTCCTCGGTGATCCCGGGTAATGAGCGCACTATTCAGAATCTCAAGGACACTCTGTATCGTAATGGCGCCAAAGTGATCCACTATAAAATGATGGATATTCACGCCGGTGGTCATGCCAAACAAGAAGATCTCAAAGAGTTAATTAGTTTGATTCGGCCGAAATTCTATATGCCGATTTATGCCAATCACTATATGTTGCGGATTCACGGTGAATTGGCTGTTTCAACTGGGATAAAAGAAAGTAATGTTTTGATTGCTGATAATGGACAGGTGGTTGAGCTGACCAAAGATGCCGCCAAAGTTACCGCAGAAAAGATATCGGCCGAATACGTTTTTGTTGACGGACTCGGTGTAGGCGATGTTTCCGAGATAGTATTGCGTGATCGCCGGATGATGGCCGAAGACGGTATGCTGGTCGTGATTGTCACTATTCGCAAAAAAACCGGTGAGCTAGTACAAAATCCAGACCTAATTTCCCGCGGTTTTATCTACATGAAAGAAAATAAAAATATAGTCGAGGAAACCCGCAAGCGGGTGCGCAATTTGCTCAAAGACAAAGACCATACCTCGCCAGCTTTTGAAGACTATATCAAAAATAAAATTCGTAACGAGATTGGCGAATTTCTCTGGAAACGCACCAACCGTCGGCCGATGATATTGCCGGTGTTGATTGAAGTTTAG
- a CDS encoding alpha/beta hydrolase, which yields MDMPKQVIMIHGCPTDVEKAMNPETRTYDKHWIPWLKKELIKRGIRTETPLMPTPWEPDYQKFKAEFEKHNVKENTVLIGHSCGTAFLIRWLGDTKRKISKLILVAPWVIADKDDKSRVDFYEYPIDETIKSRVKNIVLFTADNEKEDGKKSVKIIHQALGGKIIELEGRGHYCMSNMGTEEFPELLKVVLK from the coding sequence ATGGATATGCCAAAGCAAGTCATTATGATTCACGGATGTCCTACGGATGTAGAAAAGGCGATGAATCCGGAAACCAGAACTTATGACAAGCATTGGATACCTTGGTTGAAAAAAGAGCTTATTAAACGGGGGATACGAACCGAAACGCCGCTTATGCCGACACCGTGGGAGCCAGATTACCAAAAATTCAAAGCAGAGTTTGAAAAACATAATGTTAAAGAGAACACTGTACTTATTGGACATAGCTGCGGTACGGCCTTTTTGATTCGTTGGCTTGGCGATACCAAAAGGAAAATATCCAAACTTATACTGGTAGCCCCCTGGGTAATCGCTGACAAAGACGATAAATCTAGGGTGGATTTTTATGAGTATCCAATTGACGAAACTATTAAGTCGCGGGTGAAAAACATTGTATTGTTTACCGCAGATAATGAAAAAGAAGATGGAAAGAAAAGCGTGAAAATCATTCATCAAGCATTGGGCGGAAAAATCATCGAATTGGAAGGGCGCGGACATTATTGTATGAGTAATATGGGGACCGAAGAGTTCCCTGAGTTATTGAAAGTTGTATTAAAATAG
- a CDS encoding peptide ABC transporter substrate-binding protein, which yields MTEEKQSGLSNQKISKVKKVFSRLFELVSFRHKNVDVENEALLQHEAKSEMDKQLVLSLTGKKRSKLPAWKQLKRVGSIFSEKERMAVKALLFFVVLAVMFLFVNFWFFTLKVKPDYGGEYSEGLLGYPKYLNPILAPANDVDSDVSSLIYSSLMRYGKNGIESDLVESYQISEDQKEYVFVLKKGIKWHDGEELGVDDVLMTFDLIRDPDSGSPLFKTFSGVTAERIDDYTVKFILKEPFAPFLSTLTFGILPEKYWAEIDPANIKLAELNLKPIGSGAWKFESLKKDKQGNIKSVTLAAFDGYYAGRPYMDKVVFKFYPDVLSLEQALRNKNVSAISYLPRTNRDKFFGDQDEAKGWRQKLLAAAQYTAIFFNPDNNDLLKDRNVRQALYKAIDRQRIVRQVLEGEADIVNGPILPGWIGYNSDIKIDYAPAQATSLLDQNKWVGITPNDYIALVKEQEKKSLPADAPELQKTDEERLAELSGQEYFRKKDGRILEINLTVADQPESVAVAKLVQEDWQRIGVKTNLITVSAQNVRREVIKPRNYQTLLYGEITGYDPDPYPFWHSSQQTDPGLSLSMITDRRIDKFLEDARQTNDQAVREDNYKKLQQLLLDETIAIFLYQPKYPYIVSDKVYGLVVDKIAMPQDRLADMGLRYFNTKRLGN from the coding sequence GTGACTGAAGAAAAACAATCAGGACTCTCCAATCAAAAAATATCTAAGGTTAAAAAAGTGTTTAGCCGACTATTTGAATTAGTATCTTTTCGGCACAAAAATGTAGATGTAGAAAATGAAGCTTTGTTGCAACATGAGGCAAAGAGTGAGATGGATAAACAGTTAGTTTTGTCTTTGACGGGAAAAAAACGCAGCAAACTTCCGGCATGGAAGCAGTTAAAGAGGGTGGGAAGTATTTTTTCAGAAAAAGAAAGGATGGCGGTTAAGGCGCTTCTGTTTTTTGTGGTTTTAGCTGTTATGTTTTTGTTTGTTAATTTTTGGTTTTTTACTTTGAAAGTAAAACCTGATTATGGCGGAGAATATTCGGAAGGGTTGCTCGGTTATCCGAAATATTTGAATCCTATTTTGGCGCCGGCTAATGATGTTGATTCCGACGTTTCTTCCTTGATCTATTCCAGTTTGATGCGTTATGGTAAGAACGGTATTGAATCGGATTTGGTTGAGAGTTACCAGATATCTGAAGATCAAAAAGAATATGTTTTTGTTTTAAAAAAAGGTATTAAATGGCACGATGGGGAAGAACTAGGGGTTGATGATGTTTTAATGACATTTGATCTAATCAGAGACCCTGATTCCGGATCGCCTTTATTTAAAACATTTTCCGGAGTTACCGCCGAAAGAATTGATGATTATACTGTTAAATTTATTCTCAAAGAACCTTTTGCTCCTTTTTTGAGCACTCTGACTTTCGGTATTTTACCGGAGAAATATTGGGCGGAGATTGATCCGGCTAATATCAAATTGGCTGAATTGAATCTTAAGCCTATTGGTTCTGGCGCTTGGAAATTTGAATCTTTGAAAAAAGATAAGCAGGGGAATATAAAATCTGTTACCTTGGCTGCGTTTGATGGCTATTATGCCGGTCGACCGTATATGGACAAAGTAGTTTTTAAATTTTATCCCGATGTTTTATCTTTAGAACAAGCATTGCGGAATAAAAACGTTTCAGCAATCAGCTATTTGCCGCGAACTAACAGGGATAAATTTTTCGGTGATCAAGACGAGGCGAAAGGGTGGAGGCAAAAATTGTTAGCCGCCGCTCAATATACGGCGATTTTTTTCAACCCCGATAATAACGATTTGTTAAAAGACAGAAATGTAAGACAGGCTTTGTATAAAGCGATTGATCGGCAAAGGATTGTCAGGCAGGTTTTGGAAGGCGAAGCGGATATTGTTAATGGGCCTATTTTACCCGGTTGGATTGGTTATAATTCGGATATAAAGATTGATTACGCGCCGGCTCAAGCGACAAGTTTGCTCGATCAAAACAAATGGGTTGGTATTACTCCCAATGATTATATCGCTTTAGTTAAGGAACAGGAGAAAAAGAGTTTACCCGCCGACGCGCCAGAGTTACAAAAAACCGACGAAGAACGTTTAGCCGAACTGTCTGGTCAAGAGTATTTCAGAAAAAAAGACGGAAGGATTTTGGAAATAAATTTGACGGTAGCCGATCAGCCGGAGAGCGTTGCGGTGGCAAAACTAGTACAGGAAGATTGGCAACGCATAGGAGTGAAAACAAATTTGATTACAGTTTCTGCTCAAAACGTTCGTCGTGAAGTGATCAAGCCGAGAAATTATCAAACTTTGCTTTATGGCGAAATAACGGGTTATGACCCCGATCCTTATCCATTTTGGCATTCTTCACAACAAACCGATCCGGGGTTAAGCTTGTCTATGATAACCGATAGAAGAATCGACAAATTTTTGGAAGATGCCAGACAAACAAACGACCAGGCAGTGCGAGAAGATAACTACAAAAAACTTCAACAGTTACTTTTAGATGAAACAATTGCTATTTTTCTTTATCAGCCAAAATATCCTTACATAGTAAGTGATAAGGTTTATGGCTTGGTGGTAGATAAAATAGCTATGCCGCAAGATCGTTTGGCGGATATGGGGCTGCGTTATTTTAATACCAAACGTTTGGGTAATTAA
- the secG gene encoding preprotein translocase subunit SecG: protein MDKGTIFSIIQVVISALLVVVVMMQSRGTGMGAVFGGDGNVYKTKRGAERFLFISTIVLAVLFLALSLLRFLI, encoded by the coding sequence ATGGACAAAGGAACTATTTTCTCAATCATTCAAGTCGTCATCTCCGCTTTATTGGTAGTAGTGGTTATGATGCAAAGTCGAGGCACCGGCATGGGAGCTGTTTTTGGCGGTGACGGTAACGTGTATAAAACTAAGCGTGGGGCGGAAAGATTTCTTTTTATCTCAACGATTGTTTTGGCAGTTTTGTTTTTAGCCTTATCATTACTTCGATTTTTAATATAA